In one window of Bradyrhizobium sp. AZCC 1721 DNA:
- a CDS encoding tripartite tricarboxylate transporter permease, which translates to MFELLGHGLLTVLQWNYLVPLFAGTLIGVIGGALPGVTITMTIIVILPFTYGLDPLQGLAAMTGVYVGGSAGGLVTACLLGIPGTPSAIATTFDGFPMARGGAPGRAIWLGVWSSFFGGLLGGLFLILVTGPLAAIALQFGPWEYFSLFVLAMAMVAGLAESSFIKGLLSTAIGLLITVIGTDPIGSVPRFTFGSEFISGGFPFLPVLIGIFAFAQIMSDIEKTRAPKTPEAVLAAQPSLGVSLGVSHLKVIGEILGRPFLLLWSTVVGILIGVLPAIGGSAANMLAYDQAKKFSRHPERFGTGIPEGIIASESSNNANVGGSLVTIMAFGIPGDAVTAVMLGAMTIHGIQSGPLFVSQQPALAYGIYAAYILAHLLMVLILAAGALFMLQITRVRLAVLAPIVLVLCVIGAYALNNTMQSVYVLLIFGVFGYALVKGGFPLAPLILGLILGDQIEINLIRAIMTDDNPLLFFTRPISGALLFCAALSVALAVWQHLRHQARTAREEAPDF; encoded by the coding sequence ATGTTCGAGCTTTTGGGACATGGGCTGCTGACGGTGCTGCAGTGGAATTATCTCGTTCCGCTGTTCGCGGGCACGCTCATTGGCGTCATCGGCGGTGCACTGCCGGGCGTCACCATCACGATGACGATCATCGTCATCCTGCCGTTCACCTATGGTCTCGATCCTCTGCAGGGGCTGGCCGCGATGACCGGCGTCTATGTCGGCGGCTCCGCCGGCGGCCTGGTCACCGCGTGTCTGCTCGGAATTCCGGGCACGCCTTCGGCGATCGCCACGACCTTCGACGGCTTTCCGATGGCGCGGGGTGGCGCGCCCGGCCGGGCGATCTGGCTCGGCGTGTGGTCGTCGTTCTTCGGCGGGCTGCTCGGCGGGCTGTTCCTGATCCTGGTGACCGGGCCGCTCGCGGCCATCGCACTTCAGTTCGGACCGTGGGAGTATTTCTCGCTGTTCGTGCTGGCCATGGCGATGGTGGCGGGTCTGGCCGAGTCCTCGTTCATCAAGGGCCTGCTGTCGACCGCCATTGGCCTCCTGATCACCGTCATCGGCACGGACCCGATCGGCAGCGTGCCGCGCTTCACCTTCGGGTCCGAGTTCATCAGCGGCGGCTTCCCGTTCCTGCCGGTGCTGATCGGGATCTTTGCCTTCGCACAGATCATGTCCGACATCGAGAAGACAAGAGCGCCAAAGACGCCCGAGGCCGTTCTGGCCGCGCAACCGAGTCTTGGGGTTTCCCTTGGGGTTTCCCACCTCAAGGTGATCGGCGAAATCCTCGGCCGTCCGTTCCTGCTCTTGTGGTCGACGGTCGTCGGCATCCTGATCGGCGTATTGCCGGCGATCGGCGGCAGCGCCGCCAATATGCTGGCCTACGACCAGGCGAAGAAGTTCTCGCGCCACCCCGAGCGTTTCGGCACAGGCATCCCCGAGGGCATCATCGCCTCTGAGTCGTCCAACAATGCCAATGTCGGCGGCTCGCTGGTGACCATCATGGCGTTCGGCATCCCGGGCGACGCCGTGACCGCCGTCATGCTGGGCGCCATGACGATCCACGGCATCCAGTCGGGGCCGCTGTTCGTCTCCCAGCAACCCGCCCTCGCCTACGGTATCTACGCCGCATACATTTTGGCACACCTGCTTATGGTGCTGATCCTGGCCGCGGGCGCGCTATTCATGCTTCAGATCACCCGGGTCAGGCTCGCGGTGCTTGCGCCCATCGTGCTGGTGCTTTGCGTGATCGGTGCTTACGCGCTCAACAACACGATGCAGAGCGTGTATGTCCTGCTCATCTTTGGTGTGTTCGGCTATGCGCTGGTGAAGGGCGGATTTCCGTTGGCTCCGCTCATCCTCGGCCTCATCCTCGGCGATCAGATCGAGATCAACCTTATTCGGGCGATCATGACGGACGACAACCCGCTGCTGTTCTTCACGCGGCCGATTTCCGGCGCGCTACTGTTCTGTGCGGCGCTATCGGTCGCCCTGGCTGTCTGGCAGCACCTGCGTCACCAGGCGCGAACCGCGCGTGAGGAAGCACCCGACTTCTGA
- a CDS encoding tripartite tricarboxylate transporter TctB family protein: protein MRLGRDSLAGLIFLAVSLALLVQSFGLPQLPLVPVGPGFYPRIVLIFMAVTSAALIVQDLVAPRAEPADVPVPAQPQRAYGLVALAFVIVALYLVLLPLLGYRIATVLFVAALQATLERPTTWRQWAVLAAIAIGTSAVTYLVFERYLTVLLPRGSWTNW from the coding sequence ATGAGACTTGGCCGCGATAGCCTTGCCGGATTGATCTTCCTCGCGGTCAGTCTGGCTCTGCTCGTGCAATCGTTTGGACTTCCGCAACTGCCGCTGGTGCCGGTCGGTCCCGGCTTCTATCCGCGCATCGTTCTGATCTTCATGGCCGTGACCAGCGCGGCGCTGATCGTGCAGGATCTGGTCGCACCGCGCGCTGAGCCGGCCGACGTCCCAGTTCCGGCGCAGCCGCAACGGGCCTATGGCCTGGTCGCGCTCGCCTTCGTCATTGTCGCGCTCTACCTGGTACTTCTGCCTCTGCTCGGCTATCGCATCGCCACCGTCCTGTTCGTCGCCGCGTTGCAAGCGACACTCGAGAGGCCTACGACCTGGCGCCAATGGGCGGTCCTCGCGGCAATAGCGATTGGCACGTCGGCGGTGACGTATCTGGTCTTCGAGCGGTATCTCACGGTGCTGCTTCCTCGCGGTAGCTGGACAAACTGGTAG
- a CDS encoding tripartite tricarboxylate transporter substrate binding protein produces MRAVLRSLALTAALAAMAMPAAAQNYPERPIKMIVPWAAGGDTDNIFRPFAPLLQKHIGQPIVIANVTGASGTVGAREAKGSPPDGYTLYAVHDYIHLVHYAGVTDVKYSDFEPICLLSATPSVLTASPKTPWKTWAELAEDAKKRPGQITVGATLGSTSHIFPALIEKAAGVKFKYVSYEGLAPRMNAILGGHVDLTDSNLTQKGKVDAGQLKFLAIAAEKRDPEAPDVPTLKELGMDIVYAVLRGLIVPKGTPAAVRAKLDEACGKAAKEAEFADAMKKQGTRVSYLNAAEYGPFLDKLDRESKVIMTELGLAKQ; encoded by the coding sequence ATGAGGGCAGTGCTCCGCAGTTTGGCGTTGACAGCAGCCTTGGCCGCGATGGCCATGCCGGCCGCGGCTCAAAACTATCCTGAGCGCCCGATCAAGATGATCGTGCCGTGGGCGGCAGGCGGCGATACGGACAACATCTTTCGTCCATTTGCGCCGCTTCTACAGAAGCATATCGGTCAGCCAATCGTGATCGCCAACGTCACGGGCGCCTCCGGCACCGTCGGGGCGCGCGAAGCCAAGGGCTCGCCGCCGGACGGCTATACGCTTTATGCGGTGCACGACTACATCCACCTTGTGCACTATGCCGGCGTCACAGACGTCAAATACAGCGACTTTGAGCCGATCTGCCTGCTCTCTGCGACGCCATCGGTCCTGACGGCGAGCCCCAAGACGCCCTGGAAGACCTGGGCCGAGCTTGCCGAAGACGCCAAGAAGCGTCCGGGCCAGATCACCGTGGGGGCGACCCTCGGATCGACCAGCCACATATTCCCGGCGCTCATCGAAAAGGCGGCCGGCGTCAAGTTCAAGTACGTCTCCTATGAAGGCCTCGCGCCGCGCATGAATGCCATTCTCGGCGGCCATGTCGATTTGACGGATTCCAACCTGACGCAGAAGGGCAAGGTCGATGCAGGGCAGCTCAAGTTTCTTGCCATTGCTGCCGAAAAGCGCGATCCCGAAGCCCCTGACGTGCCGACGCTGAAGGAGCTCGGCATGGACATCGTCTACGCGGTTTTGCGCGGCCTGATAGTACCGAAGGGCACGCCGGCCGCGGTACGCGCCAAGCTGGACGAGGCCTGCGGAAAAGCCGCCAAGGAGGCGGAGTTTGCGGACGCGATGAAGAAGCAAGGCACGCGCGTCTCCTATCTCAACGCCGCCGAATACGGTCCATTCCTCGACAAGCTCGACCGGGAGAGCAAGGTGATCATGACCGAGCTCGGTCTTGCCAAGCAATGA
- a CDS encoding complex I NDUFA9 subunit family protein, producing MVATNDQIVTVFGGTGFLGRRIVRQLRSRGFPVRTASRHPDHGYTLPGAEDPQLQSVEANIHDERSVAEALAGAYGVVNAVSLYIERGAETFQSVHVEAARRVAIQAHRAGVKRLVHISGIGSDATSQSRYIRKRGEGELAVRTAFAEATLIRPAVMFGPDDAFLVVILKLLRQLPVYPMFGRGVTRLQPACVDDVADAIGRIMQRAETTDIFEFGGPRVYSYEELLRAVAHQAGLAPRLIPVPFVAWHALAWASETLRIPFLTRNQVELMEIDTVSSPDMPGFAELGISPHSVEAILQKMLSDSGA from the coding sequence ATGGTGGCAACGAACGATCAGATCGTCACCGTGTTCGGCGGAACCGGCTTTCTGGGCCGCCGCATCGTTCGACAACTGCGCTCACGCGGATTTCCTGTTCGGACCGCGTCAAGGCATCCCGATCACGGCTACACCTTGCCTGGCGCCGAAGACCCGCAACTTCAATCCGTAGAGGCGAACATTCACGACGAGCGGTCGGTCGCGGAGGCGCTTGCCGGCGCTTACGGCGTCGTGAATGCGGTCAGTCTTTACATCGAGCGCGGAGCGGAGACTTTTCAATCCGTTCACGTCGAGGCCGCCCGGCGGGTAGCCATTCAAGCGCACAGGGCTGGCGTCAAAAGGCTGGTCCACATTTCGGGAATCGGCTCCGATGCCACCTCCCAATCGCGCTACATCCGGAAGCGTGGCGAGGGCGAACTGGCGGTCCGGACGGCGTTCGCCGAGGCAACTTTGATCCGTCCGGCGGTGATGTTCGGACCGGACGACGCGTTTCTCGTCGTCATCCTCAAGCTGCTCCGCCAGCTTCCCGTCTATCCGATGTTCGGCCGCGGCGTGACCAGACTGCAGCCGGCCTGTGTGGATGATGTTGCTGACGCGATTGGCCGGATCATGCAGCGCGCCGAGACGACTGACATCTTCGAGTTCGGCGGCCCCCGCGTCTATTCTTACGAGGAGTTGCTGAGAGCCGTGGCGCACCAAGCCGGACTCGCACCTCGACTGATTCCAGTCCCGTTTGTCGCTTGGCATGCACTGGCATGGGCCTCCGAAACGCTCCGGATTCCATTCCTCACGCGCAATCAAGTGGAGCTGATGGAAATCGACACGGTGTCATCGCCAGATATGCCTGGATTTGCCGAGCTTGGGATATCGCCGCACTCGGTCGAGGCAATACTCCAGAAGATGCTGTCTGATTCCGGAGCATGA
- a CDS encoding amidohydrolase family protein, with protein MSTWLSEREQRLVAGAEAASAATPIPTQIVSNGEYLPPPQSAVQKKVEARINELADVNGKHLGLSRRQFLHTGCGMAAAFLAMNDVYGNVFQVATAEAREPELMRARAQGLADQFIFDVQTHFVRDDFDHKELLGLADFASQHWNPKMKEEGVSSLGRYKFQNYVKEIYYDSDTNMALLSGAPFDDPSWWLLSNEQIVKARELINDFAGSRRLLAHSVITPKQPGWMEEVDKAIEVYKPDSWKSYTIGDPLAPSKFPWRLDDEQVMYPFYEKAVKSGINTLCIHKGLLPPDYEKSFAGVWEYATAWDVGKAAKDWPQMNFVIYHSALRAFLELPDKAWAEFEQTGRIQWATDLSEIPQKFGVNNVYAELGTSFANSAVAHPKFCAALVGTLIKGMGVDHVMWGTDSVWYGSPQWQIEALRRLEIPEDMQKKYGFAPLGDANSATKQLIFAGNATRLYKIKLRAADNTRMPAYSEDRLASLKNEYTQAAKAPSNLRYGYVRAA; from the coding sequence ATGAGCACCTGGCTTAGCGAGCGAGAGCAGCGTCTTGTCGCGGGCGCGGAGGCGGCATCGGCGGCAACGCCGATTCCCACGCAGATTGTTTCCAACGGCGAGTATCTGCCGCCCCCGCAGAGCGCCGTGCAAAAGAAGGTCGAGGCCCGGATCAACGAGCTCGCCGATGTGAACGGCAAGCACCTCGGCTTGAGCCGCAGGCAGTTCCTGCACACGGGTTGCGGCATGGCGGCAGCATTCCTCGCCATGAACGACGTCTACGGCAATGTTTTCCAGGTCGCGACTGCGGAGGCGCGAGAGCCCGAATTGATGCGGGCACGCGCGCAAGGCCTCGCCGACCAGTTCATATTCGACGTTCAGACCCACTTCGTGCGCGACGACTTCGATCACAAGGAGCTGTTGGGGCTGGCGGACTTTGCGAGCCAGCACTGGAACCCGAAGATGAAGGAGGAGGGCGTCTCCTCGCTCGGCCGCTACAAGTTCCAGAATTATGTGAAAGAGATCTACTACGACAGCGACACCAACATGGCGCTGTTGAGCGGCGCGCCGTTCGATGATCCGAGTTGGTGGCTTCTTTCCAACGAGCAGATCGTCAAGGCCCGCGAACTCATCAACGACTTCGCCGGCTCGCGCCGGCTGCTGGCGCACAGCGTCATCACCCCAAAGCAGCCCGGCTGGATGGAGGAGGTCGACAAGGCGATCGAGGTCTACAAGCCGGATTCCTGGAAGTCCTACACGATCGGCGATCCGCTGGCGCCCTCCAAGTTCCCTTGGCGGCTCGACGACGAGCAGGTGATGTATCCGTTTTACGAAAAAGCCGTGAAGTCCGGCATCAACACGCTGTGCATCCACAAGGGACTGCTGCCGCCCGATTACGAAAAATCGTTCGCCGGCGTGTGGGAATACGCAACCGCATGGGATGTCGGAAAGGCGGCGAAGGACTGGCCGCAGATGAACTTCGTGATCTATCACTCGGCGCTACGGGCGTTCCTCGAGCTGCCGGACAAGGCGTGGGCGGAGTTCGAGCAGACCGGCCGCATCCAGTGGGCCACGGATCTTTCGGAAATCCCGCAGAAGTTCGGCGTCAACAATGTCTATGCCGAACTCGGCACGTCCTTTGCCAACTCGGCAGTGGCGCATCCGAAATTCTGTGCCGCGCTGGTCGGCACGTTGATCAAGGGCATGGGGGTAGACCACGTGATGTGGGGCACCGACTCGGTCTGGTACGGTTCACCGCAGTGGCAGATCGAGGCGCTGCGCCGGCTCGAAATCCCGGAGGACATGCAGAAGAAATACGGCTTTGCACCACTCGGCGACGCCAATAGCGCCACCAAGCAACTGATCTTCGCAGGCAACGCCACCAGGCTCTACAAGATCAAGCTGAGAGCGGCTGACAACACCAGGATGCCGGCCTATTCCGAGGACCGTCTCGCCTCGCTCAAGAACGAATATACGCAGGCAGCTAAGGCGCCCTCGAACCTGCGCTACGGCTACGTTCGCGCCGCGTAA
- a CDS encoding AMP-binding protein, with translation MADGGSFDTFPKLLLRNAAKFGNRPAFRHKDLGIWQTWTWTEVAGIVRAYAAGLQRIGLQPGDTFAIVGSNRPKLYWTMMAAQALRAIPVPVYSDAVADELAYVLAHADVKLVAAQDQEQVDKILSVSDRVRHLRKIVYDEPRGLRDYDHSRLIAIHDVIEDGRAALAVNAALGEQIDEIIRQGEGSDISIILYTSGTTGASKGVMLSARRCIDAVTDTVRFDRLTENDVALAYLPLAWVGDHYLNYAQGLAAGFCMACPESGETVEQDLREIGPTFYFAPPRVFENMLTRVMIRMEDAAPIKRRMFDYFLRIARRHGESILTGKPVPVSGRLLYALGRLILYEPLKNVLGLSRVRVAYTAGEAIGPDLFAFYRSIGLNLKQLYGQTEAFLYVTCQPDGEIYSDTVGPAAPNVDIRIAESGEVQFRSPGMFVRYFKDQAKTAETLTPDGYVKTGDAGFFDEKTGHLKIIDRAKDVGRLADGTIFAPKYLENKLKFFPSIKEAVAFGDSREFVCAILNIDLTAVGSWAERNNIAYGSYQELAGHPLVYDLVAKSVAEANRSLAEEKVMAGAQIRRFLILHKELDADDGELTRTQKVRRGIIAERYAPLVTALYDGSHEADISTEVTFEDGRKGVIAAQVKIRDVPAIGATEPLGRAA, from the coding sequence ATGGCCGATGGCGGATCGTTTGACACGTTCCCCAAGTTGCTACTGCGAAACGCCGCGAAATTTGGCAACCGTCCGGCGTTTCGGCACAAGGATCTTGGCATCTGGCAGACATGGACTTGGACCGAGGTCGCTGGGATCGTACGTGCCTATGCCGCGGGTTTGCAGCGGATTGGATTGCAGCCAGGCGACACTTTCGCCATCGTCGGCTCCAACCGGCCGAAGCTCTATTGGACCATGATGGCAGCGCAGGCGCTGCGTGCGATTCCGGTTCCGGTCTATTCGGATGCGGTGGCTGACGAGCTTGCCTACGTCCTTGCCCACGCCGACGTGAAGCTTGTTGCAGCGCAGGATCAGGAGCAGGTCGACAAGATTTTGTCCGTATCCGACCGGGTGCGGCATCTCCGGAAGATTGTCTACGATGAACCGCGTGGACTCCGCGACTACGATCACAGCCGGCTGATCGCAATCCATGATGTCATCGAAGACGGCCGAGCCGCGCTTGCGGTTAATGCTGCGCTTGGCGAGCAGATCGATGAGATCATCCGTCAGGGTGAAGGTTCTGACATCTCGATCATCCTCTATACCTCGGGAACAACCGGCGCGTCGAAGGGCGTCATGCTGTCGGCGCGACGGTGCATCGACGCTGTAACTGATACTGTCAGGTTCGACAGGTTGACCGAGAACGACGTGGCGCTTGCTTATCTGCCGCTCGCCTGGGTGGGAGATCATTACCTCAACTATGCGCAGGGCCTTGCCGCCGGTTTCTGCATGGCGTGTCCCGAGAGCGGTGAGACGGTCGAGCAGGATTTGCGCGAGATCGGACCAACCTTCTATTTCGCTCCACCGCGCGTTTTCGAGAACATGCTGACGCGAGTGATGATCCGCATGGAGGATGCTGCGCCAATCAAGCGGCGTATGTTCGACTACTTCCTCCGCATTGCGCGACGACATGGCGAATCGATTTTGACCGGAAAGCCGGTGCCGGTGTCAGGCCGGCTACTCTATGCGCTTGGACGCTTGATACTCTACGAGCCCCTTAAAAACGTTCTCGGGCTGTCTCGCGTGCGCGTTGCCTATACTGCAGGTGAGGCCATTGGTCCGGATCTTTTCGCGTTTTACCGCTCGATCGGATTGAACCTGAAGCAGCTCTACGGTCAGACTGAAGCATTCCTCTACGTCACTTGTCAGCCTGACGGGGAGATCTACTCCGATACTGTCGGGCCGGCGGCGCCGAACGTCGACATTCGCATTGCGGAATCAGGCGAGGTGCAATTCCGTTCACCCGGCATGTTTGTTCGATATTTCAAGGATCAGGCGAAAACTGCGGAGACCCTGACGCCTGATGGTTACGTCAAGACCGGTGATGCCGGCTTCTTCGACGAGAAGACGGGACATCTGAAGATCATCGATCGCGCAAAGGATGTGGGCCGGCTGGCCGACGGAACGATATTTGCGCCGAAGTATCTTGAGAACAAGTTGAAGTTCTTTCCAAGCATCAAGGAAGCGGTCGCCTTCGGCGATTCCAGGGAGTTCGTTTGCGCCATTCTCAATATCGACCTGACTGCGGTCGGGAGCTGGGCCGAACGCAACAACATTGCCTACGGCTCCTATCAGGAACTGGCGGGCCATCCACTGGTCTACGATCTGGTGGCGAAAAGCGTTGCCGAAGCGAACCGCTCCCTCGCGGAGGAAAAGGTGATGGCTGGCGCACAGATTCGGCGCTTTCTGATTCTGCATAAGGAGCTCGACGCCGACGATGGCGAATTGACACGCACGCAGAAAGTTCGCCGCGGAATCATCGCCGAGCGCTATGCGCCATTGGTCACAGCGCTCTACGACGGTTCGCATGAAGCCGACATTTCCACCGAAGTCACTTTTGAGGATGGCCGCAAGGGCGTGATCGCGGCGCAGGTCAAGATCCGCGACGTGCCGGCAATTGGCGCGACGGAACCCTTGGGGAGGGCCGCATGA